One segment of Anatilimnocola aggregata DNA contains the following:
- a CDS encoding RtcB family protein, producing the protein MAKSGFYGPLEQVNECLWRIPKSYKEGMRVDGLIFADEKLMELIRKDQAAEQVANVAFLPGIQRASLAMPDIHWGYGFCIGGVCATDPNEGGVISPGGVGYDINCGVRLVRSSLFYQDVKPHLKRLMDTLYTHVPAGLGQDGKYHFSHKELRQLMGQGASYLKKRGLVTANDLEHTEAGGYLNTAEPDSVSERALTRGSQQCGTLGSGNHFLEVQVVDAIFDAEAAETMGLEKDMVCVMIHSGSRGLGYQVCDDALRELRQAPAKYGIHLPDKQLVCAPVNSDEGRQYLGAMSAAANYAWCNRQLLMWQARESFELVFAKGWEALQMSLVYDVAHNIAKLEEHDVNGTQKKVWVHRKGATRAFPKGHPEIPSQYAAIGQPVIIPGDMGRASWVLVGAQGSMEQSFGTACHGAGRVMSRTAAVAHAAGRRIDQELLAKGIEARARSWRGLAEEQPDAYKDVDLVVDVVHRANLARKVARMRPIGVVKG; encoded by the coding sequence ATGGCAAAGAGTGGATTCTATGGGCCGCTGGAGCAGGTCAACGAGTGCCTTTGGCGAATTCCTAAGTCGTACAAGGAAGGCATGCGCGTCGACGGGTTGATCTTCGCCGACGAGAAGCTAATGGAACTGATCCGTAAAGATCAGGCTGCGGAGCAGGTGGCCAATGTCGCGTTCTTGCCCGGCATTCAGCGGGCCAGCCTGGCCATGCCCGATATTCACTGGGGTTATGGGTTTTGCATCGGTGGCGTATGCGCTACCGACCCGAACGAGGGCGGTGTCATCTCGCCCGGCGGTGTTGGCTACGACATCAACTGCGGCGTGCGACTGGTGCGGTCGAGCCTTTTCTACCAGGACGTGAAGCCGCATCTCAAGCGACTGATGGACACGCTCTATACGCACGTGCCGGCCGGTCTGGGCCAGGATGGCAAGTACCACTTTAGCCACAAGGAGCTGCGCCAACTGATGGGGCAAGGGGCTTCGTACCTGAAGAAGCGGGGCCTCGTCACCGCCAATGACCTGGAGCACACCGAAGCGGGCGGCTATTTGAATACCGCGGAGCCAGACTCCGTCAGCGAGCGCGCACTCACCCGCGGCAGTCAGCAGTGCGGAACCCTGGGCTCGGGAAATCACTTTCTGGAAGTGCAGGTAGTCGATGCGATCTTCGATGCCGAAGCTGCCGAGACCATGGGCCTGGAGAAGGATATGGTCTGCGTAATGATTCACTCCGGCAGTCGCGGACTTGGCTACCAGGTTTGCGACGACGCCTTGCGCGAACTGCGACAAGCGCCAGCCAAGTACGGTATTCATCTGCCCGATAAGCAACTCGTTTGCGCGCCGGTGAATAGCGATGAAGGTCGCCAATATCTGGGCGCGATGTCGGCTGCGGCCAACTATGCGTGGTGCAATCGCCAGCTACTAATGTGGCAGGCCCGCGAATCGTTCGAGCTTGTCTTTGCGAAAGGCTGGGAAGCGCTGCAGATGAGCCTCGTCTATGACGTGGCCCACAACATCGCCAAGCTGGAAGAGCACGACGTGAATGGCACCCAGAAGAAAGTCTGGGTTCATCGCAAGGGTGCGACCCGCGCGTTCCCCAAGGGACACCCGGAGATTCCATCGCAGTATGCAGCCATCGGTCAGCCCGTAATCATTCCCGGCGATATGGGGCGGGCCAGCTGGGTGCTCGTTGGTGCGCAGGGGAGCATGGAGCAGTCGTTCGGCACTGCTTGCCACGGCGCTGGCCGCGTGATGAGTCGCACGGCTGCCGTTGCCCATGCCGCGGGCCGACGCATCGATCAGGAATTGCTTGCCAAGGGAATCGAAGCCCGGGCCCGCAGTTGGCGCGGCCTGGCCGAAGAGCAGCCCGATGCTTATAAGGACGTCGATCTCGTCGTCGATGTCGTGCATCGCGCCAACCTGGCGCGCAAGGTCGCGCGCATGCGCCCCATCGGCGTGGTGAAGGGATAG
- the ppdK gene encoding pyruvate, phosphate dikinase, with product MAKTRPAAKASNGKMTYYFSKTKTEGKGLSKELLGGKGLNLAEMTSIGLPVPPGFTITTEVCDGYYKSGKKLPAGLMDEVRKNVGMLEKELGKKFGDDKSPLLVSVRSGAAMSMPGMMNTILNLGLNDVSTAGLANATQNERFAYDAYRRLIDMFGDVVMGVDHEHFDHAFGKIKAKYKVKADTDVPAEGLIELCAAYKEIFRKYTGKDFPQDPYTQLEAAVEAVFKSWMGAKAVTYREVENIRGLLGTAVNVQSMVYGNMGDDSGTGVAFTRDPNTGKNEFFGEFLVNAQGEDVVAGIRTPQPVAEMPKWNKAIHKQLLEIKDILEQHYTDMQDIEFTIEKGTLFMLQTRNGKRTGTAAVKMAVDMVKEKLIDEKKAIRRIPAGDLSQLLLPSLDTKALEDAREKKLVLTIGLPASPGAAVGKLTFTAEEAVERAASGERVILCRKETSPEDVAGMHSAAGILTSTGGMTSHAAVVARGWGRCCVVGAGEMTIDEKAKKMTIKGKTYSGNDIITINGTTGEVFAGAMPTMEPKLGGDFATVMKWSDKYRTLGIRTNADSPTDAQRAREFGAEGIGLCRTEHMFFGEDRIAAMREMILATEVDARKTALAKLLPFQREDFVGIFTAMKGLPVTVRLLDPPLHEFLPHDAKTQEELGKQMGLKPAVIKARVAQLHESNPMLGHRGCRLSVTYPEILEMQVRAIIEAAIICKGKKIDAKPEIMIPLVGTAVELKYLKELTQKTIDEVIAEKKFKGSLDVLIGTMIEIPRAALTADEIAEHAQFFSFGTNDLTQMTFGFSRDDINSFLPDYLRKDLLTADPFQTLDQSGVGQLVEMGVQKGRKTNKDLKVGICGEHGGDPASVDFCHRAGLNYVSCSPFRVPIARLAAAQAAIKHAK from the coding sequence ATGGCCAAGACTCGCCCCGCCGCCAAAGCATCCAACGGCAAGATGACGTATTACTTCAGCAAGACCAAAACCGAAGGCAAAGGCCTGAGCAAGGAACTGCTGGGTGGCAAGGGACTCAATCTGGCTGAAATGACCAGCATCGGCCTCCCGGTCCCTCCCGGCTTCACCATCACCACCGAAGTTTGCGATGGCTACTACAAGTCGGGCAAGAAGCTGCCTGCCGGCCTGATGGACGAAGTTCGCAAGAACGTCGGCATGCTCGAAAAGGAACTGGGCAAGAAGTTCGGCGACGACAAGAGCCCGCTCCTCGTCTCGGTTCGCTCGGGCGCTGCGATGTCGATGCCGGGCATGATGAACACCATTCTCAACCTCGGTCTGAACGACGTTTCGACCGCCGGCCTGGCGAATGCCACCCAAAACGAACGCTTTGCCTACGATGCCTACCGCCGCTTGATCGACATGTTCGGCGATGTGGTGATGGGTGTCGATCACGAGCACTTCGATCACGCCTTCGGCAAGATCAAGGCCAAATACAAGGTCAAGGCCGATACCGATGTGCCTGCTGAAGGCCTGATCGAACTCTGCGCGGCCTACAAAGAAATCTTCCGTAAGTACACCGGCAAGGACTTCCCTCAAGATCCTTACACCCAGTTGGAAGCGGCCGTCGAAGCGGTGTTCAAGAGCTGGATGGGCGCCAAAGCTGTTACCTATCGCGAAGTCGAAAACATTCGTGGCTTGCTCGGCACGGCGGTCAACGTGCAATCGATGGTGTACGGCAACATGGGCGACGACAGCGGCACGGGTGTCGCTTTCACCCGCGACCCCAACACCGGCAAGAACGAATTCTTCGGCGAATTCCTCGTCAACGCCCAGGGCGAAGACGTGGTCGCCGGTATTCGCACGCCGCAGCCTGTGGCCGAAATGCCCAAGTGGAACAAGGCCATCCACAAGCAACTCCTCGAGATCAAGGACATTCTCGAACAGCACTACACCGACATGCAAGACATTGAGTTCACCATTGAAAAGGGAACTCTGTTCATGCTGCAAACTCGCAACGGCAAGCGCACCGGCACCGCTGCCGTGAAGATGGCCGTCGACATGGTCAAGGAAAAACTGATCGACGAGAAGAAGGCCATCCGCCGCATTCCCGCCGGTGACCTTTCGCAACTGTTGCTCCCCAGCCTCGATACCAAGGCTTTGGAAGACGCTCGCGAAAAGAAGCTGGTCCTCACCATCGGTTTGCCGGCTTCACCAGGCGCTGCCGTGGGCAAGCTGACCTTCACGGCCGAAGAAGCCGTGGAACGTGCCGCCAGTGGCGAACGCGTGATTCTGTGCCGCAAAGAAACCAGCCCCGAAGACGTCGCTGGTATGCACTCGGCCGCTGGTATTTTGACCAGCACCGGTGGTATGACTAGCCACGCAGCCGTCGTGGCTCGTGGTTGGGGACGCTGCTGCGTCGTGGGTGCAGGCGAAATGACCATCGACGAAAAAGCCAAGAAGATGACCATTAAGGGTAAGACCTATAGTGGCAACGACATCATTACCATCAACGGTACCACCGGCGAAGTTTTCGCCGGGGCCATGCCCACGATGGAACCGAAGCTGGGTGGCGACTTTGCCACGGTGATGAAATGGTCCGACAAGTACCGCACGCTCGGTATTCGCACCAATGCCGACTCGCCCACCGATGCTCAGCGGGCTCGCGAGTTCGGTGCCGAAGGGATTGGCCTGTGCCGCACCGAGCACATGTTCTTTGGCGAAGACCGGATCGCAGCGATGCGTGAAATGATCCTGGCGACCGAAGTGGACGCTCGCAAGACAGCCCTCGCCAAGTTGCTGCCGTTCCAACGCGAAGATTTCGTCGGCATCTTCACTGCCATGAAGGGCTTGCCCGTTACGGTTCGTCTGCTCGATCCGCCGTTGCACGAATTCCTGCCGCACGATGCCAAAACGCAGGAAGAACTTGGCAAGCAAATGGGTCTGAAGCCGGCCGTGATCAAGGCTCGCGTGGCTCAATTGCACGAATCGAACCCGATGCTCGGTCACCGTGGTTGCCGCCTCAGCGTGACGTATCCCGAAATCCTCGAGATGCAGGTTCGCGCGATCATCGAAGCGGCCATCATCTGCAAGGGAAAGAAGATCGACGCCAAGCCCGAGATCATGATTCCGCTCGTCGGCACCGCCGTCGAACTGAAGTACTTGAAGGAACTGACCCAGAAGACGATCGACGAAGTCATCGCCGAGAAGAAGTTCAAGGGTTCGCTCGACGTGCTGATCGGCACGATGATCGAAATTCCTCGCGCGGCTCTCACGGCCGACGAGATCGCCGAGCATGCTCAGTTCTTCAGCTTCGGCACGAACGACCTGACGCAAATGACGTTCGGCTTCAGCCGCGACGACATCAATAGCTTCTTGCCCGACTACCTGCGGAAGGATCTGCTCACCGCCGATCCGTTCCAAACGCTCGATCAATCGGGCGTCGGCCAACTGGTCGAAATGGGCGTCCAGAAGGGTCGCAAGACCAACAAGGACCTGAAGGTCGGCATCTGCGGCGAACACGGTGGCGACCCGGCTTCGGTCGACTTCTGCCATCGCGCCGGACTCAACTACGTCAGCTGCTCGCCGTTCCGCGTGCCCATCGCTCGCCTGGCTGCTGCCCAAGCAGCGATCAAGCACGCGAAGTAA
- a CDS encoding DUF1592 domain-containing protein, with product MSVVILGRLLSITLVFGCASTVLAAAPRSGEVIYKAHCASCHGDRGQGVKDQFAQPLVGDRSLMELTDLIEKTMPEGEPEAIDGAETENVARFVFDSFYSPIAQARNQSARIELSRITVRQYQNSVADLIGSFRLATTWPTAQGLKGEYYKTRRVRGNDRAIERIDPVINFNFEDKSPDPDKIGPHEFSIRWEGSLLAPETGVYEIIVKTEHAMQLWVNDVREPLIDAKVKSGKDNEYRASIRLYSGRIYPIKLEFIKANQGVDDSKKAKERPPAKAMIVLEWQPPQREQEVIPARNLSPKMFATQFIPQTPFPPDDRSIGYERGTSINKAWDQATTDGALEAAAYVAKYVKDFSGGIDLSKPEQKPKLREFCKKFVERAFHRPLTDEQAKLYIDQQLDEAPDLTLGLKRVVLLTLKSPRFLYHEVGSAEPDQYDRAARLSYALWDSLPDDTLVKEAAAGKLSTPEQVRTQVQRMMPDPRTHAKLRAFFLQWLRVDQAPDLSKDEKLFPEFDEVIATDLRASLELSLEEIVWSDDSDFRRLLSEDSLYLNGRLAKLYGVEMPPEAGFEKVALDPLQRAGLISHPYLLAGFAYTATSSPIHRGVFISRSLLGRTLRPPPEAVSPLAPDLHASLTTRERIQLQTKADACMGCHKMINPLGFTFENFDAIGRFRAEEKGRAIDASGGYLTRSGEQKQFKNARDLATFLAASDETHAAFVEQLFHYFVKQQWRAYGPATRSDLQKKFVQDNFNIRNLVTEIVVQTTLRPGK from the coding sequence ATGTCCGTGGTTATCCTTGGTCGCCTGTTGTCGATTACCCTGGTTTTCGGCTGCGCCAGTACGGTGCTTGCTGCCGCCCCACGCTCGGGCGAAGTCATTTACAAAGCCCACTGCGCATCGTGCCATGGCGACCGGGGACAAGGTGTGAAGGATCAGTTCGCGCAGCCGCTGGTCGGCGATCGCTCGCTGATGGAATTGACAGATCTGATCGAAAAGACAATGCCGGAAGGGGAACCGGAGGCTATCGACGGCGCTGAGACGGAGAACGTCGCGCGGTTCGTCTTCGATTCGTTCTATTCGCCCATCGCGCAGGCCCGTAATCAATCGGCCCGCATCGAACTTTCGCGGATCACCGTGCGGCAGTATCAAAACTCGGTCGCCGATCTGATCGGCAGCTTTCGCCTGGCAACTACCTGGCCCACCGCCCAGGGGTTGAAGGGGGAGTATTACAAAACTCGTCGCGTCCGCGGCAACGATCGCGCTATCGAGCGAATCGATCCGGTGATCAACTTCAACTTCGAGGATAAAAGTCCCGATCCGGACAAGATCGGGCCCCACGAGTTTTCGATTCGCTGGGAAGGGTCGCTCCTCGCTCCCGAGACGGGCGTGTATGAGATAATCGTCAAGACCGAGCATGCGATGCAACTCTGGGTCAACGACGTCCGCGAGCCACTCATCGATGCCAAAGTAAAGTCGGGAAAGGACAACGAATATCGTGCTTCGATTCGCCTGTACTCCGGGCGGATCTACCCTATTAAATTGGAGTTCATCAAGGCGAACCAAGGAGTCGACGATTCCAAAAAGGCCAAAGAGCGGCCGCCGGCAAAGGCGATGATCGTGCTCGAATGGCAGCCGCCTCAGCGCGAGCAGGAAGTAATTCCTGCCCGCAATTTGTCGCCCAAGATGTTCGCCACGCAATTCATTCCCCAGACTCCCTTCCCACCGGATGACCGCAGCATCGGCTACGAGCGGGGGACCTCCATCAACAAAGCCTGGGACCAGGCGACCACCGATGGCGCGCTCGAAGCGGCCGCTTATGTCGCAAAATACGTGAAGGACTTCAGCGGTGGCATCGATCTCAGCAAGCCCGAACAAAAACCCAAGCTGCGGGAGTTCTGCAAGAAATTCGTCGAGCGGGCCTTTCATCGCCCACTCACCGACGAACAGGCCAAACTCTACATCGATCAGCAGTTGGACGAAGCGCCCGACCTGACGCTGGGGCTGAAGCGGGTGGTTCTGCTAACGCTCAAGTCGCCGCGGTTCCTCTATCACGAAGTGGGCAGCGCTGAACCCGATCAATATGACCGGGCAGCGCGGCTGTCGTATGCGCTGTGGGACAGCTTGCCCGACGACACTCTAGTCAAGGAAGCTGCCGCGGGAAAATTGTCGACCCCGGAGCAAGTCCGCACGCAAGTGCAGCGGATGATGCCCGATCCGCGCACACATGCCAAGCTGCGGGCGTTTTTCCTGCAATGGTTACGAGTCGATCAAGCGCCGGATCTCTCGAAGGACGAGAAACTCTTTCCCGAATTCGACGAAGTGATTGCGACCGATCTGCGCGCGTCGCTGGAGTTATCGCTGGAAGAGATCGTCTGGAGCGACGATTCCGATTTCCGCCGCCTGCTCAGCGAAGATTCGCTCTATCTCAACGGCCGCCTGGCCAAGCTATACGGGGTCGAGATGCCCCCCGAGGCCGGTTTTGAGAAAGTCGCCCTCGATCCGCTGCAGCGGGCCGGTCTGATCTCGCATCCTTATCTGCTTGCGGGCTTTGCCTACACTGCGACGAGTTCGCCCATTCATCGCGGTGTCTTCATTTCGCGCAGCCTGCTGGGGCGCACGCTCCGGCCACCACCGGAAGCGGTTTCCCCCCTCGCGCCCGACCTGCATGCCAGCCTTACGACGCGCGAGCGGATTCAATTGCAAACCAAGGCTGACGCCTGCATGGGCTGCCACAAAATGATTAACCCGCTGGGCTTCACGTTCGAGAACTTCGACGCCATCGGTCGTTTTCGGGCCGAAGAAAAGGGGCGGGCCATTGATGCCAGCGGCGGCTATCTGACTCGCAGCGGGGAGCAGAAACAATTCAAGAATGCCCGCGACTTGGCCACATTCCTCGCTGCCAGCGACGAAACGCATGCCGCCTTCGTCGAGCAGTTGTTTCACTACTTCGTCAAGCAGCAGTGGCGAGCCTATGGCCCCGCCACGCGCAGCGACCTGCAGAAGAAGTTCGTGCAGGACAATTTCAACATTCGCAATCTGGTGACTGAAATTGTAGTGCAGACGACTCTGCGACCAGGAAAATAG
- a CDS encoding archease, protein MYEVFEHTADLGIRVRASSLNELFADAGRGLIAQLANLARVQPVSKRTITLQNESLEYLFFDWLTELLYAFEESRLLLCEFDVQVEQSGETFTLSAICRGEAADETRHELDHEVKAITYHDLLIEQADDGSWLAEVIVDI, encoded by the coding sequence ATGTACGAAGTCTTCGAGCACACTGCCGACCTGGGCATTCGCGTGCGGGCAAGTTCGCTGAATGAACTGTTTGCCGATGCGGGGCGGGGATTAATTGCCCAACTCGCGAACCTCGCGCGCGTGCAGCCTGTCTCGAAGAGAACGATCACGCTGCAGAACGAGTCGCTCGAATATCTGTTTTTCGATTGGCTCACCGAGTTGCTGTACGCGTTTGAAGAGTCTCGGCTGCTGCTATGTGAGTTCGACGTGCAGGTCGAACAGAGTGGCGAGACGTTCACGCTTAGCGCAATTTGCCGCGGCGAGGCGGCCGATGAAACCAGGCACGAATTGGATCACGAAGTGAAGGCAATCACGTATCACGATTTGCTCATCGAGCAGGCGGACGACGGCAGTTGGCTGGCCGAAGTGATTGTCGATATCTAA
- a CDS encoding DUF1559 domain-containing protein, which yields MRLSPRRSAFTLVELLVVIAIIGVLVALLLPAVQAAREASRRAKCQNHLRQLGLGVHNFSDTNGFLIPARIDFEYLGWTTMILPYIEQPALHAKFDMKKKVSAQPADAMKTTVAIYQCPSRHQPGQLTKQFDSGGSGQHGSLGDYATVDGTDSADPPYRRDVARGMLVNATGSITKWESTTRFATITDGLSNTIMIGEKHVLHSAFATEEPGGDGPTLGSYAYSTMRVAGGPSFGATPTLPIAKSPYDKVGGQAKVVFGSWHAGGSCNFVWGDGSTRPLAPNVDCVTLAHLATRDDGGVPPGQY from the coding sequence ATGCGTCTCTCTCCGCGACGCTCGGCATTTACCCTTGTCGAGTTATTGGTTGTCATTGCCATCATTGGTGTTTTGGTTGCGCTGTTGTTGCCTGCTGTCCAAGCAGCTCGCGAAGCCTCGCGCCGCGCCAAGTGCCAGAATCACCTCCGCCAGTTGGGGTTGGGCGTTCACAATTTTTCGGATACCAACGGCTTCCTGATTCCCGCCCGAATCGATTTTGAGTATCTCGGTTGGACGACGATGATTCTGCCATACATCGAGCAGCCGGCCTTGCATGCGAAGTTCGACATGAAGAAAAAAGTGTCGGCGCAGCCTGCGGACGCGATGAAGACAACTGTGGCCATTTATCAATGCCCTTCGCGGCATCAACCGGGCCAGCTGACGAAGCAGTTCGACAGTGGAGGCTCTGGCCAGCACGGCTCACTCGGCGACTACGCGACCGTCGATGGTACCGACTCTGCTGATCCACCTTATCGTCGCGATGTTGCCCGCGGCATGCTCGTCAATGCAACTGGCAGCATTACCAAATGGGAAAGCACGACGCGGTTTGCCACCATTACCGATGGCCTGAGCAATACGATCATGATCGGCGAGAAGCACGTGCTGCACTCTGCGTTCGCCACGGAAGAACCTGGTGGCGATGGCCCAACCTTGGGCAGCTATGCCTATTCGACGATGCGCGTTGCTGGTGGTCCCAGCTTTGGCGCAACCCCGACCTTGCCGATCGCCAAGAGCCCCTACGATAAGGTCGGCGGGCAGGCGAAAGTAGTTTTCGGCAGCTGGCACGCTGGCGGATCGTGCAATTTTGTCTGGGGCGACGGTAGTACCCGCCCGCTAGCGCCGAACGTCGATTGTGTCACCTTGGCTCACCTTGCCACGCGCGACGACGGCGGCGTTCCTCCCGGGCAGTACTAA